A stretch of the Luteimonas sp. JM171 genome encodes the following:
- a CDS encoding methyl-accepting chemotaxis protein — protein sequence MLQHIKSLRLSQKMILAFGLVLVLMLVQGIVSIIGTTSMARETDSLVNGTMRSLEVATRVQLLLGEYRDTSYRGLIRASDAVKQQARAHANAVVKGIDASLEEYAGLLEQSGDAEARALYENLQAAWTRARQSYSDVNEMIDYDLPEDALDTFLGETWELHRDTLAAVEALVSHDNAAAAEAEASVQATQRASNTLAIVMLLAGVLGGMAIAWIFASMLTRSLGRAAGVANAIAEGKLDNDIQIETRDEIGDLLQAMQHMQHDLRERIERDQQAAGENLRIRTALDSSSTSVMIADAARNLIYANEAAHALFSEYETEIRKHLPGFDHRNLVGSSIDAFHAEPERIAGMLAQLEGVHQGQIAMGNARFLQSVSPVLDEGGNLLGYVAEWRDRTAQAAVEVELADVIEAAAAGDLSRRIGLDGKQGFYRELAVQLNALLEANANSLDGVSGILQALAEGDLTARMDGDYRGVFAKMRDDANRTAEQLTALVGSIQRASRAINAASGEIVSGNTDLSRRTEQQAANLEETAASMEELTSTVKQNAEHAHQANELAIGAADVATRGGSVVGEVVETMQGIEQASRRIAEIISVIDGIAFQTNILALNAAVEAARAGDQGRGFAVVASEVRSLAQRSATAAKEIKELIDDSVDKVSDGSTLARQAGKTMGEMVASVQRVTAIMAEISAASQEQASGIEQVNQTITQMDETTQQNAALVEEASAAARSMEEQAGHLAHAVSAFRLLDEAAGEAGAGRSGERGSAHAPAAGEPAPQPLPPRRNVQAARREAALADAEWQEF from the coding sequence ATGTTGCAGCACATCAAGAGCCTCAGGCTTTCCCAAAAAATGATCCTGGCCTTTGGCCTGGTGCTGGTGTTGATGCTGGTGCAGGGCATCGTCTCGATCATCGGCACCACCTCGATGGCGCGCGAGACCGACAGCCTGGTGAACGGGACCATGCGTTCGCTGGAGGTGGCCACACGGGTGCAGCTGCTGCTTGGCGAGTACCGCGACACTTCCTACCGGGGCCTCATCCGCGCCAGCGATGCGGTCAAGCAGCAGGCCCGCGCGCACGCGAACGCAGTGGTCAAGGGCATTGACGCCAGCCTGGAGGAGTACGCCGGACTGCTGGAGCAGAGCGGCGATGCAGAGGCGCGCGCGCTGTACGAAAACCTGCAGGCGGCCTGGACCCGGGCCAGGCAGTCGTACTCCGACGTCAACGAGATGATCGACTACGACCTGCCCGAGGATGCGCTCGACACGTTCCTGGGGGAAACCTGGGAGCTGCACCGCGACACCCTCGCCGCGGTCGAAGCGCTGGTGTCCCATGACAACGCCGCGGCGGCCGAGGCCGAGGCCAGCGTGCAGGCCACCCAGCGCGCATCCAACACCCTGGCCATCGTGATGCTGCTGGCCGGGGTGCTGGGCGGCATGGCCATTGCCTGGATCTTCGCCTCGATGCTGACCCGGAGCCTGGGCCGCGCCGCCGGGGTGGCCAACGCCATCGCGGAAGGCAAGCTGGACAACGACATCCAGATCGAGACCCGCGACGAAATCGGGGACCTGCTGCAGGCCATGCAGCACATGCAGCACGACCTGCGCGAGCGCATCGAGCGCGACCAGCAGGCCGCCGGCGAGAACCTGCGGATCCGCACCGCCCTGGACAGCTCCAGCACGAGCGTGATGATCGCCGACGCCGCCCGCAACCTGATCTATGCCAACGAAGCGGCGCACGCGCTGTTCAGCGAATACGAAACCGAGATCCGCAAGCACCTCCCCGGGTTCGACCACCGCAACCTCGTGGGCTCGAGCATCGACGCCTTCCACGCCGAGCCCGAGCGCATCGCAGGGATGCTCGCCCAGCTCGAGGGCGTCCACCAGGGCCAGATCGCGATGGGCAACGCCCGCTTCCTGCAGTCGGTCAGCCCGGTGCTGGATGAAGGCGGCAACCTGCTGGGGTACGTGGCCGAGTGGCGCGACCGCACCGCCCAGGCCGCGGTAGAGGTGGAGCTGGCCGACGTGATCGAGGCCGCGGCGGCGGGAGACCTCTCCCGGCGCATCGGGCTCGACGGCAAACAGGGCTTCTACCGGGAGCTCGCGGTGCAGCTCAATGCACTGCTGGAGGCCAACGCCAACAGCCTGGACGGCGTCTCGGGCATCCTCCAGGCGCTGGCGGAGGGTGACCTCACCGCGCGGATGGACGGCGATTACCGCGGCGTCTTCGCAAAGATGCGCGACGATGCCAACCGCACCGCCGAACAGCTCACGGCGCTGGTGGGGAGCATCCAGCGGGCCTCGCGCGCCATCAACGCCGCCTCGGGGGAAATCGTCTCCGGCAATACCGACCTCTCGCGCCGCACCGAGCAGCAGGCGGCCAACCTGGAGGAAACCGCCGCCTCGATGGAGGAGCTCACCTCGACCGTCAAGCAGAACGCCGAGCACGCCCACCAGGCCAACGAACTGGCCATTGGCGCGGCGGACGTGGCCACCCGCGGTGGATCGGTGGTCGGAGAAGTGGTCGAAACCATGCAGGGGATCGAGCAGGCCTCGCGCCGCATCGCCGAGATCATCTCGGTCATCGACGGCATCGCGTTCCAGACCAACATCCTGGCCCTCAATGCCGCCGTCGAGGCCGCCCGGGCCGGCGACCAGGGCCGCGGCTTCGCCGTCGTCGCCTCGGAAGTCCGCTCCCTGGCCCAGCGCTCCGCAACCGCCGCAAAGGAAATCAAGGAGCTGATCGACGACTCGGTGGACAAGGTCTCCGATGGATCCACGCTGGCCAGGCAGGCCGGCAAGACCATGGGCGAGATGGTGGCCTCCGTGCAGCGCGTCACCGCCATCATGGCCGAGATCTCCGCGGCCTCCCAGGAGCAGGCATCGGGCATCGAGCAGGTCAACCAGACCATCACCCAGATGGACGAGACCACCCAGCAGAACGCGGCGCTGGTAGAGGAAGCCTCCGCCGCCGCGCGCAGCATGGAAGAACAGGCCGGGCACCTGGCCCATGCGGTCTCCGCGTTCCGGCTGCTGGACGAAGCCGCCGGGGAAGCCGGTGCCGGCAGGTCCGGCGAGCGTGGCTCAGCGCATGCGCCCGCGGCTGGAGAACCTGCCCCGCAGCCGCTGCCGCCGCGCCGCAATGTCCAGGCAGCACGCCGCGAGGCGGCCCTGGCGGACGCCGAGTGGCAGGAGTTCTGA
- a CDS encoding chemotaxis protein CheW: protein MSTPQTLPDPGEYLSFNLANEHYAISILKVQEIRGYEGVTRVPDTPDYIRGVVNLRGEIVPVLDLRMKLGLKDARYDAFTVMVVIRLGDRSAGIVVDAVSDVVALGADDIRPTPELGAAVDTRFISAIGTAGDQMVILLDIESLIDWADIGERAELPA from the coding sequence TTGAGCACCCCCCAGACCCTGCCCGATCCGGGCGAGTACCTCAGCTTCAACCTCGCCAACGAGCACTACGCGATCAGCATCCTCAAGGTGCAGGAGATCCGCGGCTACGAGGGCGTCACCCGCGTGCCCGACACCCCCGATTACATCCGCGGCGTGGTCAACCTGCGCGGCGAGATCGTGCCCGTGCTCGACCTGCGCATGAAGCTCGGCCTGAAGGACGCCCGCTATGACGCGTTCACGGTGATGGTGGTGATCCGGCTTGGCGACCGTTCGGCCGGCATCGTGGTCGACGCGGTGTCCGACGTCGTCGCACTGGGCGCCGACGACATCCGCCCGACGCCCGAGCTGGGCGCTGCCGTCGACACGCGTTTCATCTCCGCCATCGGCACCGCCGGCGACCAGATGGTGATCCTGCTCGACATCGAATCGCTCATTGACTGGGCGGACATTGGCGAGCGCGCCGAACTGCCGGCCTGA